The nucleotide sequence TTTTTATCCAAAGTAATTTACACACATGAAGAGTATAGTTAGAAGTAGTAGAAGTTATTAAAGATGTATTATGGgcgatatattaaaaaattaaaaatatttctgcTGAGAATATGATCCTCTACAAGTACCTActagatataaaaattatttgaaatttaCAGAGAAACGTTGCATTTATTTATTACTAAAAATTGTATTCAAATATACCTTAACGCATGCAAAATAGGATTGTCCGAGGGAGTCCCATTTTTCCGAGGGAGTCCCCATTAGTATCTATAAGACAAACGATGAATTTATTTATTActaaaaattatattcaaaatacCTCAACGCATGCAGAATGAGTATTTTCCAAGGTtgaatatataatttatatacaAATGAAAATTACTGTTATTAACACATTATTTTCGCGAATTCCATTTTTATCTATAATTATTAACATCGACTGCATTTCACATTATTTTCACGAATTACATTTTTATCTATAATTTTTAACATCGACTGCATTTCACATGCAATTGGAATTTCCGCCGCCGCATACTGTACTAAGTATTTGCTATgacataataattatttatgaaccAACACAATTTTCAAGAATAAACTGGATAATGTGTAATTATAGATGCATGTCCGAGGTCGAATATATTGTATATGATAATTACTGCAACTAACAAATTATTTCGATATTTCCATTTTTATCTCTACGAATGTATTTTACATGCAATTGGAATTTCCGGACGCTGTTTTGCTGTACTAAGCTAACCAACATGATTTTCAAGAATAAAGTTGACGTTTTTAGAACATTATATTTTATCATTAAGTACAGGTTAGGACTAAGgcaaatttaaaaaacataaataaaattaatatatattcaTTCTTTACGTTAAACGTGCTTCATTTCATCAATGCCTTCCATACAGTGCAGATTAGAAGAGTTGTGCAAACAAATACAGAAATTAAAAGCGGATATACAGTGGTACGAAGATAGAATCACACTTGAAAAACGATTTGCCGAGTTTCATTTGTCTACAAGAAAACTACCAAAAACACAATACCCATTAAAAAGAATTCAACCAACAACATGTCTCAACTAACGACATCGTTCATCATTCTCACAGCTATTGCTAACAATGTCCTTTATACAAACGTTCCAAACAATGTTAAGAACATAGCGATATGTTTTAACGATGTAAAAACTGATTGTAATCGAACTGAATGGACTCTAATGGATCATGAAGTGGTGAATTATGGTCAGCTTCCAGTATTTTTCAAAACGATACCAAAGTCGGGAGGAGCATTCTACAAGAACAAGTTAATATCCCCAAATAACACTGAAAGTGATTCAAAATGGAGCAAAACTAATAATAATGATGACATCGTCCAATATGGTTCATCGATTATACTGTTAACAATAATATTAGTAATAAATGTATTTCTAGCGGCTAATAtcattataaacttttttgtaaGTCGGAAATGCGAATCATCTtgcattaaaataaatatgtaaaaaaggaagacagtgtttttttttttaaataaaactaaaaacaatACTTTTAATCTTTTATTCAAAAAACCTAATTTACATAGGTAATATTTTTTCACAAAACCATTGGCGGAGGTGATCTACATTTCTCTCGGTGCAGGAAAATAGTCCAGTTGTGTGACAAGGATTGGCATTCTGAATAAAGTTTCCAGTATCAAGGGGTGACTCATCAAATTTACAAACATCAATAATGGTGGgaaaaactccaaaaatgtgGCATTTCTTTTGTAAAAATTCCACTTTTTGTTCTCCGCGAACGTAGATGTAATCAGCTGCATACAACAACTTAGATTCtagtatttcatttatttttgaatattcaaCATCCCCATTGGAATACCGAAGACCGTGCAGGTGTCTCTCCAAGTAAGATACAGTCTTCTTATCTTTATTACTCAATGTAGCAAACGGTTGTGGAGACGTAAATATGTAATGGCATCGTTTATGACTCTTTGGGTACAAACCACCCATCTATGGTGAATCCTTGTATGTCAACTAATGCGATCCTCATGATGTTGTGATCAATACTGAAAGACATAGTTGTAGATTGTcctatttaaattatatttttgacaACTTCAGTTAGTGGAAAGTATTCGAGTAGGCTGTCGTGAACAATTAAACAGTAAGCTCGAGTACCTGCTGGAAAACCTTCATCTGCTTCGATTTCCAACTTAACATCAACAGTTCCCGATCTAAATGATGTATCATCCTGCTTGGAACagtcaaaaacaaacaaagcaTATCTTTTAAATGCAGAGTAATCTAAGATGGGATGTTTTGTTAACGAACGAGCATAACTGGATAAGAATTCAGTATAATTGTAGTGAGCTATAGCGTAATCATTTTTTGCGAAATCCAATTGCATTCTCTCGTTAGGCCAATAGTCACCATTAATAACCACTCGTACGCTGGACATTCTAATGTGATCAAATAACGTTGGATCAGCGTGAATATCATCTCGTTTAGAAGTTTGAAAAGCTACAATAACGTAGCGTGGACGTTCAACAGCTGAAGTTGTCTTTACACTCCATATCTCTCGTCGAGATCCTGCCGTAAGTGAAGGTAGTTCATTGAGCTCCCATTTACGAAAAGGTATGGTTATCGGTGTATTATTCTTAATCGGAGTCATTAATTCGATTTTCACATCATCATTGGGAAAGACATGTTTGACCTTGAGTTCCATGCTGGCGATGGTTAATGATACTGTTGTTACTGTCGTGGAACCAGTAGGTTCTTGGACAACAATGCAATCTCTATCATTACGCGCTCGAACAAAGCGAAACACTTGGCGACCATAGGTTAATTTAGTGTAATCGttgaaaatgttgaaaatatgTTTGATTGGAATCAGTAAACTAAAGGTGTCCCCTGTTAAATGTGGATAATCCGGATAGTTCCATCCTGCAGTACTGAGAAATCTGGAATCTTCAGGTGTATAACACAACAAACTGCTAATAGTGCTGACTACACCTGGATCTCGAACTATTTCCATGTCATGTGAACTTTGGATGTAGGTACAAGTATCAAACAAGAAGGATCCAGCATTCGGTGCAAGAGAAACAGTTCCATTACCAGCTTTCTTGATACTTCCTTTAATTTCTAAAAGTGTGTCGTGTATCGCAAAAAATGCATCTGATTGATTTATGATAAACTCGACAACGTCACTATTATTAAATGACTTGATATAAGGTGTATATGTACGAAATTCTTCTTTTCTAATAGTATCGTCGAACCGGGGTTTTTGGTAAAGATCGAAAATATGTGGTTCCTGCTGATGAACCTGACGTCGAATATAGTGACGTTTTGGCATTCTTCAGTCGTAATCCAATGGAAACAAGAAAAACTTTATTGTCAGCAGACACGTCACGTCCCATGCAGGATCCGTGTGAGACTAATGGATATGGATGTGTAGAGTTGTGTTTTATATCTAAACCCATCTATCGTTCCTTAAAATCCAAATGCAGAGTACTTTTCTCTCCTCTAAAGTTGACTGGTCTTAATTCTTGATCGACTACACTAACGGTAATTTTGGTAATTTCACGTATGCTGCTGCTTACTGGTATGTATATAGGGTTATGAGGACGTTCATCGATAGCAAACCCTGGATCAACACTAAGTGGAAAATGTAGAATAGTGTGCGCAGGTCTGTCCTCGTAGAAGGCTCCTTCGGTAATGTTGCATTCAAAAAGTAGACTAGATACTTATATAATGTTTACAGGTTGATCAGAAGAATGCAGTTTACCTGGCGTCAATATTCTATTTGAGGAGAAACCCAATAATTTACCAATACTATCATCTTTCTCGAAAGTAACGGTATGCTCTTGGCAGAAAATTTCACATTTAAGCGTATTGTTGTTCGGTCTTAAAGTGAACTCCTGAACTGAATTGTATTTAGTGTGTAATTCACTTCGAATGTACGCTTCGATATCGGTAATTTCATAACATCCGGATGGAATTTCGATATGACGCAACTTTTTACGATCATTTTGGTCatagaaataaaatttttcacCATCGATGTTTGGAATTGAATTAAATGTATGAAATCCCAACACTGCTACATAATACTGCTGAAGTGGATCAAGTACAAGAGGCACTTGAGGAGTAAACGAAAATTCGTTTGTAGTACTTGTCAAGGTTAACAATCGAGACATGACTGATACTTCATATAGGGTGTAGTAAGTTAAATATCaatatattatgttaaaaatttctttatttttttattatactgTTACATGGTTTTGTCTTATTTACATTTTGCTCATAGATACCGCTCTCATAGACACCACACAATACACATGTAGATTTCATATTGCCGCAAACATCACCCCATTCATGTTTATTATGATCTTTCTTGCAAGGTAAATGATCTCCTAGTGCGAGACGAATATCTTGGGGTAGTTTATACCAAACATCGCTCGttatattttccataaaaatGCATGTGGCACGCCTCAAGATGTCGTTAGATGGTTCCATTGTAGAGAAACTTTAAGCATAAATGTCCACAGTTAATTTGGTTATAAGTTTGGTATGCGTCGTTATTATAGAAAATTCGTCCACCACTCAAATATGATACTAGTTCCCGCGGTGGCTTCAAGCAACCATATGAATCAAAGTATTCTATGTTGTTATTTATCTTTCGGTAAGCTACCCAATGTGTACCAGGGTTCTTGGAAATATCAAGATTAATAATAGCACATTCGTGTTTACGGGGGGGCTTGAGGTAAATTGTCCCGCATAAAAACTccactaaaatttgaaatttttaattgtttagcAAATTTATTCAAGTCCACATTGGTTAAAGGTCTATTAGGTAGCTTCAGCGGGAGTTTTTTGGCTTCTTCAAGTATAATCCAAAGCCACCTTTAGCGTTTTTTCGTAGGTATAAACCTTTGCCTAGATGTTCCATTGCTTTATTATGACGTTTATCTTCTTCTAGTTTCTTTTGAGCATTCTTTGAGTCGATTACTGTCTTGGCAATGGCACTCGCACCTCCCGATAAAGAGCCGAGAGCTGATAAGCCTGCAAAGATAGGGATTAAAGGTAAAATACCACCTGATTTTGGTTCAAATGGAATAATTCTTGGAACCCGCACATTTTTTCCCACCTACGTTTTTAACGGCCGTTCTAGCTGCTGCAAGTGCAAGTAGGGCTGATTTACGCAGATTTGGTGCTGGAGGAGTACGTTTCAATCTTCTGATAATTGGTTGCAGCACGTGTCGCTTAAATGAACTAACGCCTTTACCACGTTTCACACCCATACCTAGTTTTCGTTTGGCTTTCATCGCTGTAGTAGTTAACCAGGCAGTGGTTTTTTCGCCCAGAGATGCGTCTTTTGCTTTAACTCGTTCCCACGCTTTATTTTCCAACACCCAATCCGCTTTATGCCGATCTTTTAAGGAATTACTTTGAGAGTAGGCAATATCGTGATCTCTCGCAGCCCGATCTAATGGATTTATCCCAGGATCTCCTCGTGCTAGACGCTTCTGTAATTTAGTTCCAGGTCCTAGATATTGGTAGCCAGGAGCGTGCAATTCAAATGGTAGACTATTGATTAGAGAATTTAAAACTCCTTCACCTTGAACAACCAACATTGAAATGAATCGTTtcacacaaaattgctttttataTAACCACGTGCATAAAATTCATCTCGATCACAAGATGAAGGTTGTTCAACAAGACAAGACACTAGCAGTGGAAAACTTAGATTTTGTCGATAACGTGACAAGAACCAGTAAACATGGTACATTGCTACCACATTCTTTTCGTGCTATCATATGCGGCCCAAGTGGGTGCGGAAAGACTAATGCTATGTTGGCATTATTGTTTGACCCGAATGGCGCTAAATTTCAAAATGTTTACGTTTATTCAAAGTCGTTGTTTCAGCCCAAGTATCAATTTTTGAAGGAAGTGTTGGCATCTGTGAAGGAGGTGGGCGATTTCCCATTTAAAGATAATGATGATGTAATAAGTCCTGGTAAAGCCAAACCAAATTCTGTATTCATATTTGATGATGTATCAACGGATCCTCAACAAACAATACGTGAATATTACTGTATGGGGAGACATAAAAATATCGATTGTGCATACCTATGTCAATCCTACAGTCGAGCAGGCAAACAGCTCCTACGTGATAATGCTAACCTTATTGTATTGTTTAAACAGGATGAGCTCAATTTAAAACACGTCTTTGACGATCACGTCTCTCCTGACATGACATTTGAgcaatttaaacaattttgttcCGAATGTTGGAAGGACAAGTATGGTACATTTGTTATTGTTAAGGATTTTGATATTTCTAACGGACGCTATCGTAAATGTTTCGACAAGTTTATAAAAGTTTAGGCGTGGTTGAGACACGTgcattatataaaaacatgttgGACAAACAAGTGCTTCTACGCAAGCGCAAAGTTGCGGAATTAGCTAGAGCTATTCGCAAAAAGTATTTAGCTTTAAAACTAGGTAAATCGGAGGAGGATGAaactttgaaaaaaatgtttaaacccaTAACCAGTGTTCTAGCAAAAACATCGCAATACAATGCTAACGTTAAAACTGAGTCAATTAAAAAAGAAGAACCaatggaaaaagaagaagaaattaaaaaagaagatatcaacaccataaaaaatacATCATTTATCAGTGATGAAGAGGTATTTGAAAACAGCGATAAATCCGATGAAGAATACGAAGATAGCATAGAAACAAACCAATCGCAAGATAAGGTATCCGAACAAGAATTTCAAGATTACCTAGAAAAATACCATCATCTAATTCATCCTTATGTGAAAGACCATTGGCAGTATTCAGATAAAATAGATAGAGTATACGGTCCTACTCATGATCCTGTAACTTCCAAATGGAAACTTGGAAAAACTGTTATTGATTTCACTCATAATGGTTGGATTGTGACGAAAGGAGACTATGTTGTTGGAACTCGTGGGCTATAtgaattaatattttacaaaGAACCTGATTATTACACTGAGGACGATATAAGGCGATATATTACATTGTTGGAATTAACCAATGCTCATAAAAAACTGAATGGTGCACTAAAGGGAACCAAAACCTACAAATGGAGTGaaattattaaacctaatcttaATAAATCACTTCTTAAACCTGACCTTAATAAATCATTTCGTCGTAATACAGTATCTGGTAGGAAGGAGGTCGGCTCAGGAATACCGACACATTGGGAAGACAGCGATGATCATGTGCAATATGTGTATTGGGATGACCCAAACGAACTTTGCGAGCGTCTCAAATTGTTGATTGCTGAGCAAAAAGCAGGAAGCACCGCATCCCTCAATAACGAAATTGTTGCCATTATCAACGAATTACGTGAAGCAGATATTATATATTAACGTTAGATCAGATTATTGTAGCATCATTTCCAATATGAATGTTGACAAGTTTGGTCGCCATCATTATTGTTCTAATGAACAAGCTGTTAAAAAGCTACGTGAAGGCTTAAAACAATCTATTTTGGATGTACAAAACCAAATACATGCAGTAACGAAGGATATGAAACGGAATCCTCCTGTAGCTGATACTGATCTTTCCAACAAGAAATACGTAGATGGTCGCATTGTTCATGTCAAGTCTTTTGTAAGAAAAGAGTTTAATTTGTTACGCAAAGAATATAATGCAAAACATGTTCAACTTAAACAAAAAATCTCAGACACCATAAGTAAAGTAGAAAGtgattctaataaa is from Diabrotica virgifera virgifera chromosome 9, PGI_DIABVI_V3a and encodes:
- the LOC126891205 gene encoding uncharacterized protein LOC126891205 — translated: MPKRHYIRRQVHQQEPHIFDLYQKPRFDDTIRKEEFRTYTPYIKSFNNSDVVEFIINQSDAFFAIHDTLLEIKGSIKKAGNGTVSLAPNAGSFLFDTCTYIQSSHDMEIVRDPGVVSTISSLLCYTPEDSRFLSTAGWNYPDYPHLTGDTFSLLIPIKHIFNIFNDYTKLTYGRQVFRFVRARNDRDCIVVQEPTGSTTVTTVSLTIASMELKVKHVFPNDDVKIELMTPIKNNTPITIPFRKWELNELPSLTAGSRREIWSVKTTSAVERPRYVIVAFQTSKRDDIHADPTLFDHIRMSSVRVVINGDYWPNERMQLDFAKNDYAIAHYNYTEFLSSYARSLTKHPILDYSAFKRYALFVFDCSKQDDTSFRSGTVDVKLEIEADEGFPAGTRAYCLIVHDSLLEYFPLTEVVKNII